A single window of Caldicellulosiruptor bescii DSM 6725 DNA harbors:
- a CDS encoding PIN domain-containing protein: protein MKESNYQFVDTNILVYAYDKSACEKHVVAKQIVEKLWKERSGALSTQVLQEFFVVVTKKVKNPLSFDSAFQIISDLKLWKVATIEVEDILEAIKLSQRYKISLWDALILCSAINLGCSVIWSEDLNSGHYFGKIKVVNPFLSLST from the coding sequence ATGAAAGAAAGTAACTATCAATTTGTTGACACAAATATTTTGGTCTATGCTTACGATAAATCTGCATGTGAAAAGCACGTAGTAGCTAAACAAATTGTGGAGAAACTTTGGAAAGAAAGAAGTGGTGCCTTGAGCACTCAAGTTCTTCAAGAGTTTTTTGTTGTTGTTACAAAAAAGGTTAAAAATCCTTTAAGTTTTGACAGCGCTTTTCAAATCATATCAGACTTAAAGTTATGGAAGGTAGCCACAATTGAAGTAGAAGATATTTTAGAAGCTATCAAACTTTCACAAAGATATAAAATATCTTTGTGGGATGCTTTGATACTTTGCAGCGCTATAAATTTGGGATGTTCAGTAATATGGAGTGAAGACTTAAATTCTGGTCATTATTTTGGGAAAATAAAAGTAGTAAATCCATTTTTGTCTTTAAGCACATAG
- a CDS encoding pyruvate kinase alpha/beta domain-containing protein, protein MYFKSAGPHNTLKTIELAIKTAIERNINHIVVASCSGSTAKLLKNCGKNVVVVTHVSGFSEPGKMEISQQTIEELKAVGFKVYTGTHVLSGAERGISRKFGGVYPVEIMAHTLRMLGQGVKVAVEISVMALDAGLIPYGEDIIAIGGTSEGADTAVIIRPSHAASIFETKIKEIICKPYDF, encoded by the coding sequence ATGTACTTTAAGTCGGCAGGTCCTCATAATACTCTTAAGACAATTGAGCTTGCGATAAAAACTGCAATTGAAAGAAATATTAACCATATTGTGGTGGCTTCATGCAGTGGAAGTACAGCTAAACTTCTAAAAAATTGTGGGAAAAATGTTGTAGTTGTAACTCATGTAAGTGGTTTTTCTGAACCTGGAAAGATGGAAATAAGCCAGCAAACTATTGAAGAGCTTAAAGCAGTGGGATTTAAGGTCTATACAGGCACACATGTTTTGTCAGGGGCTGAAAGAGGGATATCGAGAAAGTTTGGCGGAGTATATCCAGTTGAAATTATGGCACATACACTTAGAATGCTTGGGCAAGGCGTGAAGGTTGCAGTAGAGATTTCCGTTATGGCTTTAGATGCAGGGCTGATACCGTATGGAGAAGATATAATTGCGATTGGTGGAACATCTGAAGGCGCAGACACCGCTGTAATTATAAGACCTTCACATGCAGCTTCTATATTTGAAACAAAAATTAAAGAAATAATTTGCAAACCTTATGATTTTTAA
- a CDS encoding ABC transporter substrate-binding protein, whose product MKKIVSIILLLVFVLSIFTVSFASSKNVIKIGVDLELSQAVAQYGQKELEGIRLAIDEINKKGGIGGKKIELVVIDNKSDKTEAQNVATKLAVRENVLAILGPATSGATKSAAVAATKHKVPIISPSATDDAVTVDEKTGKTKTYVFRTCFNDSFQGNIMANFALKTLKAKKAAIIYDATSDYSKGLLKNFKNTFEKGGGKVIAQEAFGKGEQDFSSILTKIRAKKPDVLFAPVYYDEAGLIIKQARELGMNIPILGADGFDDPKVVEKAGKKNANNVFFSAHYSTQDTDVKVQEFIKKFKAKYNQEPNAFAALGYDLGYFIADALKRANLKFDSVAKDRERLKAAIENTKNFVGVTGIISINKYHNAEKSAVIIELKDGVQKFKQKLNP is encoded by the coding sequence GTGAAAAAAATTGTTTCAATAATCCTCTTGTTAGTATTTGTGCTTTCAATATTTACTGTATCATTTGCTTCATCTAAAAATGTCATCAAGATAGGTGTAGATTTAGAACTTTCACAGGCAGTTGCTCAATACGGACAAAAAGAACTTGAAGGTATAAGACTTGCAATTGACGAAATCAATAAAAAAGGTGGTATTGGAGGTAAAAAGATTGAACTTGTAGTTATTGACAACAAATCTGACAAGACCGAAGCTCAAAATGTTGCAACAAAACTTGCTGTAAGAGAAAATGTTCTTGCTATTTTAGGACCGGCAACTTCAGGTGCTACAAAGTCAGCTGCAGTTGCTGCAACAAAGCATAAAGTTCCTATAATTTCACCTTCTGCAACAGATGATGCAGTTACAGTTGATGAAAAAACTGGCAAAACAAAGACATATGTTTTCAGAACATGTTTTAACGACTCATTCCAGGGAAATATAATGGCAAACTTTGCATTGAAAACTTTGAAAGCTAAAAAAGCAGCTATAATTTATGATGCAACATCAGATTATAGTAAAGGTCTTTTAAAAAATTTCAAGAATACATTTGAAAAAGGCGGCGGAAAAGTTATTGCTCAAGAGGCATTTGGCAAGGGTGAACAAGATTTTAGCAGCATACTTACAAAAATAAGAGCCAAAAAACCAGATGTACTGTTTGCGCCTGTTTATTATGATGAAGCAGGACTTATCATAAAACAGGCTCGTGAACTTGGAATGAATATTCCTATACTTGGTGCAGATGGTTTTGATGATCCGAAAGTTGTTGAAAAAGCTGGCAAAAAGAATGCTAACAATGTGTTTTTCTCTGCTCATTACTCTACCCAAGATACAGATGTGAAGGTTCAAGAGTTTATAAAGAAATTTAAAGCAAAATATAATCAAGAACCAAATGCATTTGCTGCTCTTGGTTATGACCTTGGGTATTTTATTGCAGATGCTCTCAAAAGAGCTAACTTAAAGTTTGACAGTGTAGCAAAGGACAGAGAAAGGTTGAAAGCGGCAATCGAAAATACAAAGAACTTTGTTGGTGTTACAGGAATTATAAGCATAAATAAATATCACAATGCTGAAAAATCTGCTGTTATTATTGAGCTCAAAGATGGTGTACAAAAATTTAAACAGAAACTTAATCCATAA
- a CDS encoding LysM peptidoglycan-binding domain-containing protein, with translation MRTKVVIKNKFRFGIALLLIMVFVITVLMISIGEGKGIDKEKNINWIFVKVKEGDSLWTISKNFVDDSVDIRDYISFVRKINKLENAILYPGQVLKFVDVKTYKLLCTK, from the coding sequence ATGAGAACAAAAGTTGTTATAAAAAATAAGTTTCGTTTTGGTATTGCATTGCTTCTTATAATGGTATTTGTTATAACAGTTTTGATGATTTCGATTGGAGAAGGGAAGGGCATTGATAAAGAAAAGAATATAAATTGGATATTTGTGAAGGTAAAAGAAGGAGATTCGCTGTGGACAATTTCAAAGAATTTTGTTGATGATAGCGTAGATATTCGTGATTATATCTCTTTTGTGCGAAAGATAAATAAGTTAGAAAATGCAATTTTGTATCCTGGGCAAGTGTTAAAATTTGTAGATGTAAAAACGTACAAACTTCTGTGCACAAAATAA
- a CDS encoding branched-chain amino acid ABC transporter permease, with the protein MKKRLLIYSVFIIVLYLIITLLMKIGIIDDYIKLNLFLIMLNIILAVSLNLINGITGQFSLGHAGFMAIGAYTTAVLTTLEKPVPFYLTVLIGGLFAMICGLIIGLPVLRLRGDYLAIATLGFGEIIRVIIQNIDYLGGASGISDIPQGIDWTGYFVITVLSVVVILNIINSSFGRAMIAIREDEIAAEAMGINTTLYKVLAFMIGAFFAGVAGSIYSGSFGFIQPDMFNFFKSIDILVIVVLGGLGSISGSIISAIVLTIISALLQDYPAVRMVLYSIILIIIMLFRPQGLMGTKEIRLSKLIPFGGEKNA; encoded by the coding sequence ATGAAGAAAAGACTTCTGATATATTCTGTATTTATAATTGTTTTGTATTTAATAATAACGCTTTTAATGAAGATTGGTATTATAGACGATTATATCAAACTAAACCTCTTTTTGATAATGTTAAATATTATTTTGGCAGTTAGTTTAAATTTAATAAATGGCATCACTGGTCAGTTTTCCCTTGGACACGCAGGATTTATGGCAATTGGAGCATATACAACTGCAGTTTTAACAACTCTTGAAAAACCAGTACCATTTTATCTCACCGTTTTAATTGGTGGGTTGTTTGCAATGATATGTGGTCTTATTATTGGTCTTCCTGTGCTAAGGCTGAGGGGTGACTATCTTGCAATTGCTACACTTGGTTTTGGAGAGATTATAAGAGTAATTATACAGAATATAGATTACTTAGGTGGAGCAAGTGGAATAAGTGATATACCACAAGGAATTGACTGGACCGGATATTTTGTCATTACAGTCTTAAGTGTAGTGGTTATATTAAATATTATCAACTCGTCGTTTGGCAGAGCAATGATTGCCATCAGAGAAGATGAGATAGCTGCAGAAGCTATGGGAATCAATACAACTTTATATAAAGTCCTTGCATTTATGATAGGTGCCTTTTTTGCAGGTGTTGCAGGCTCAATTTATTCTGGTTCTTTTGGATTTATTCAGCCAGATATGTTCAACTTCTTTAAATCAATTGACATATTAGTAATAGTTGTTTTGGGTGGACTTGGAAGCATATCAGGTTCAATTATCTCCGCTATAGTTTTAACTATAATCTCTGCGTTATTACAAGATTATCCAGCTGTGAGGATGGTCTTATACTCTATTATTTTGATAATAATTATGTTATTTAGGCCTCAAGGGCTTATGGGGACAAAAGAAATAAGACTTTCAAAGCTTATACCGTTTGGTGGTGAGAA
- a CDS encoding DUF6364 family protein: MRKYQNITLSLPKELIQKVKHIAVERNTSISALLTSLLEELVNREESYQKVYLQHLKLLEEGFDLGTGGAITWRREDLYERK, encoded by the coding sequence ATGCGTAAATATCAGAATATTACTTTGTCTCTTCCTAAGGAACTTATTCAAAAGGTAAAACATATTGCTGTTGAAAGGAATACATCTATTTCTGCGCTGCTCACAAGCTTGTTAGAAGAACTTGTAAATAGAGAAGAGTCATATCAAAAAGTCTATTTACAACATCTTAAACTTTTAGAAGAAGGATTTGACCTTGGAACAGGTGGAGCAATCACGTGGAGGAGAGAAGATTTATATGAAAGAAAGTAA
- a CDS encoding biotin/lipoyl-binding protein: MREVIYDFSELKESKLLYELEIPRYGLFITYILLALVIGLVLWSVVGKIDINVKVQGIVRPLEDEAKVVSYVGGKVKEVFVKEGEYVKKGDILFKIDDEEYVKKRDLLKQQLSEYEKRIDDLKELRKSIEKGENLGNKNNAYYFRYLSYSYEINKLRKAAEEARVQREYSIMDFKKQMESLDEKIKNIDKFESTLKEIKEVVSKGEQVKIAKYDIGYLEFILSEIEVYNQQVKTKSNGSDIQKKILISKIDSKLDELRQSKSEIILQKQKIEGQLKLLNISGDDTKEEIEKYKFDILQQIDNEINNLTSEIKNLKISLEETERLIESCSIKAEKDGYVVYSSEIVSGAIVNSGAEIGKIVGSGSRGFRVIGYIPNTKGGSIEIGQ; encoded by the coding sequence ATGAGAGAAGTAATATATGATTTTAGTGAACTTAAGGAAAGCAAGCTTTTGTATGAATTAGAGATTCCAAGGTATGGACTTTTTATTACATATATTTTGCTTGCCTTAGTGATAGGGCTTGTTTTGTGGAGTGTGGTAGGAAAAATTGATATAAATGTAAAGGTCCAAGGAATAGTAAGACCATTAGAAGATGAAGCAAAGGTTGTAAGTTATGTTGGTGGGAAGGTAAAAGAGGTTTTTGTAAAAGAAGGTGAATATGTAAAGAAAGGTGATATTTTATTTAAGATTGATGATGAGGAGTATGTAAAGAAGAGGGATTTGTTGAAACAGCAACTTAGCGAATATGAGAAAAGGATTGATGATTTGAAAGAATTGAGAAAAAGCATAGAAAAAGGCGAAAATCTTGGGAATAAAAATAATGCATACTATTTTAGGTACTTGAGCTATAGTTATGAGATAAACAAGTTAAGAAAAGCAGCAGAAGAAGCAAGAGTACAAAGAGAATACAGTATAATGGATTTTAAAAAGCAGATGGAGAGTTTGGATGAGAAGATTAAAAATATTGATAAATTTGAAAGCACGTTAAAAGAAATAAAGGAAGTTGTAAGTAAAGGTGAGCAAGTTAAGATAGCAAAATACGACATAGGGTATTTGGAATTTATATTAAGTGAAATAGAAGTTTACAATCAGCAGGTGAAGACAAAATCGAATGGTAGTGATATACAAAAGAAGATTTTAATATCGAAGATAGATTCAAAGCTTGATGAGCTGAGGCAGTCAAAAAGTGAGATAATTTTACAGAAACAGAAAATAGAAGGGCAGCTGAAACTGCTAAACATTTCAGGTGATGATACAAAAGAAGAAATTGAAAAGTATAAGTTTGATATACTACAGCAGATTGATAATGAGATTAATAATTTAACCAGTGAAATAAAGAATTTAAAAATCAGTTTAGAGGAAACAGAGAGATTGATAGAGAGTTGTAGTATAAAAGCGGAAAAGGATGGATATGTGGTATATAGTAGCGAAATAGTCAGTGGCGCGATAGTAAATAGCGGAGCTGAGATTGGCAAGATAGTTGGCAGTGGGTCAAGAGGATTTAGGGTTATTGGATACATACCAAACACAAAAGGTGGTAGCATAGAAATAGGGCAATGA
- the uxaC gene encoding glucuronate isomerase, translating into MKRFMDEDFLLNNKTAKVLYEKYAKDMPIVDFHCHLNPKEIYENKTFKNITEVWLGGDHYKWRLMRTNGIEEKYITGDADDYEKFLAWAKTIPMAIGNPIYHWTHLELKRYFGIDDVLNERSAPIIWEKTNKVLKELGARDIILKSNVEIICTTDDPIDTLEYHLKLKEDKDFNVKVYPTFRPDKGVNIERETFIPWVKKLAEVYGKKIESYDEFLDALKSRAEFFHSVGCRASDHAIDDMVFADASFDEVANIFKKALAGEKLTEIEFAKYKTYTLRFLGKVYSSLGWAMQLHINALRNNNTRMFNILGPDTGYDSINDGHIAFALVKFLDSLEKENSLPKTILYSLNPKDNYVLATIMGSFQGGGIPGKMQLGAAWWFNDSKDGNIQQMKDLANLGLLSRFVGMVTDSRSFLSYARHEYFRRLLCNLIGEWVENGEYPYDLETLGRIVQDICYYNAKEYFGF; encoded by the coding sequence ATGAAAAGATTTATGGATGAGGATTTTCTCTTGAATAACAAGACTGCTAAAGTGCTTTACGAAAAATATGCAAAGGATATGCCAATTGTAGATTTCCACTGTCATTTAAACCCAAAGGAAATTTATGAAAATAAGACGTTTAAAAACATAACAGAGGTTTGGCTTGGAGGAGACCATTACAAGTGGAGGCTTATGAGAACAAACGGAATCGAAGAAAAGTATATAACAGGAGATGCAGATGACTATGAAAAGTTCTTGGCATGGGCAAAGACCATTCCAATGGCAATAGGAAATCCAATTTATCATTGGACACATTTAGAACTCAAAAGATACTTTGGAATAGATGATGTATTGAATGAAAGATCTGCACCTATCATTTGGGAAAAGACAAACAAAGTTCTCAAAGAGCTTGGTGCAAGAGATATAATTTTAAAGTCAAATGTAGAAATAATCTGCACAACAGACGACCCTATTGATACACTTGAGTATCATTTAAAACTGAAAGAAGATAAAGACTTCAATGTCAAAGTTTATCCTACTTTCAGACCTGACAAGGGTGTGAACATCGAAAGAGAAACATTCATCCCGTGGGTAAAAAAGCTTGCAGAGGTATATGGAAAAAAGATAGAAAGCTATGATGAGTTTTTAGATGCTCTAAAGTCAAGAGCAGAGTTTTTCCACTCTGTGGGGTGTCGTGCTTCTGACCATGCTATTGACGATATGGTTTTTGCCGATGCATCTTTTGATGAAGTAGCTAATATTTTCAAAAAAGCTTTAGCTGGTGAGAAACTTACAGAAATTGAATTTGCAAAATATAAAACGTATACATTGAGATTCTTAGGAAAGGTTTATTCAAGTCTTGGCTGGGCAATGCAGCTTCATATAAATGCTCTGAGAAACAACAACACACGAATGTTCAATATTTTGGGGCCTGACACAGGATATGATTCAATAAACGATGGTCATATAGCCTTTGCACTTGTTAAATTCCTTGATTCATTAGAGAAAGAAAATTCATTGCCAAAGACAATTTTGTATTCCTTAAATCCAAAAGACAACTATGTTCTTGCAACAATCATGGGATCTTTCCAAGGTGGTGGAATTCCTGGCAAGATGCAACTTGGTGCAGCTTGGTGGTTCAATGATAGCAAAGATGGCAACATTCAGCAGATGAAAGACCTTGCAAATCTTGGGCTTTTGAGCCGATTTGTTGGAATGGTAACAGATTCTCGAAGCTTTCTGTCTTACGCAAGACATGAATACTTTAGAAGACTTCTTTGCAATTTGATTGGCGAGTGGGTAGAAAACGGCGAATATCCTTATGATTTGGAAACACTTGGTAGAATAGTTCAAGACATCTGTTATTATAATGCAAAAGAATATTTTGGGTTTTAA
- a CDS encoding peptidase domain-containing ABC transporter, translating into MRKRYYCVKQHDITDCAAASLATICLQYGKEVSIARIRQMAGTDRFGTTAYGVVKAAEKLGFEAKAVRAEAKEAIFEKIPLPCIAHVLIDGKLFHYVVIHEIRKERIVIADPAKGIVKLNPEEFFKIWTGILILHGIEVVKAFNIEEDVNFKTESKFVKLLKDVFKVANLNNLQSNISSAIAAVGVMVILWVGAHKVINGQMSIGELFTFNALLAYFVDPIKNLIGLQPMLQTAIVAAERLSEILELESEFQDDEERKLSPSLKGDIEIEGLNFRYGTRQLVLRDINLKIRRGEKIAIVGESGSGKTTLAKLLLGFYDYESGEIRINGYNLKDINKKYLREKIAYISQDIFLFSGTIFENLVLGNRNIKMEDIIEISRLTTLDEFVSKLPLRYNTMIEENGANLSGGQKQLIAITRALLKNPEIVIMDEATSNLDSVTEQAIGKVVEKVCEGITTIIIAHRLSTILKCDRVVVMHEGRIVEVGTHEELMRKKGYYYNLWREQLMGLEQKGLWDLVGSAAGG; encoded by the coding sequence ATGAGGAAAAGATACTATTGTGTAAAGCAGCATGATATAACAGATTGTGCAGCAGCAAGCTTAGCAACAATTTGTTTGCAATATGGAAAAGAAGTATCGATAGCCAGAATAAGGCAGATGGCAGGGACAGACAGGTTTGGCACCACAGCATATGGAGTTGTAAAAGCGGCAGAAAAGCTTGGATTTGAAGCAAAAGCAGTCAGGGCAGAAGCAAAAGAAGCAATATTTGAAAAAATACCACTTCCGTGTATAGCACATGTACTGATAGATGGCAAGCTATTTCATTATGTTGTAATACATGAAATAAGAAAAGAAAGGATAGTAATAGCAGACCCGGCAAAAGGAATAGTTAAGCTAAATCCAGAAGAGTTTTTTAAGATATGGACAGGCATTTTGATACTTCATGGGATAGAAGTAGTAAAGGCGTTTAATATAGAAGAGGATGTAAATTTTAAGACAGAGAGCAAGTTTGTAAAGCTATTAAAAGATGTGTTTAAGGTAGCGAATTTAAACAATTTGCAGAGTAATATAAGCAGCGCAATAGCAGCGGTAGGAGTTATGGTAATACTATGGGTTGGTGCACACAAAGTAATAAATGGGCAGATGAGCATAGGGGAGTTGTTTACGTTCAATGCGCTGCTTGCATACTTTGTAGACCCGATAAAGAACTTGATAGGATTGCAGCCGATGTTGCAGACGGCGATAGTTGCAGCCGAAAGGCTGAGCGAAATTTTGGAACTTGAGAGTGAGTTTCAAGATGACGAAGAAAGGAAATTATCACCCAGTTTGAAGGGTGATATAGAGATAGAGGGTTTGAACTTCAGATACGGTACAAGACAGCTTGTGCTGAGGGATATAAATCTTAAGATAAGAAGAGGAGAGAAGATAGCGATAGTAGGTGAGAGTGGTTCAGGTAAGACCACGTTAGCAAAATTGCTTTTAGGATTTTATGATTATGAAAGCGGAGAGATAAGAATAAATGGCTATAACTTAAAAGATATAAACAAGAAGTATTTGAGGGAGAAGATAGCATATATATCTCAAGACATCTTTTTGTTCAGTGGTACGATATTTGAGAATTTGGTATTAGGCAACAGGAATATAAAAATGGAAGATATAATTGAAATAAGCAGATTAACCACACTGGATGAGTTTGTATCAAAACTTCCTTTGAGATACAATACCATGATAGAAGAGAATGGAGCTAATTTGTCAGGCGGGCAGAAGCAGCTAATAGCAATAACCAGGGCACTTTTAAAAAATCCTGAGATAGTGATAATGGATGAAGCGACCAGTAATCTTGATTCTGTAACCGAGCAGGCGATAGGAAAGGTAGTAGAGAAGGTATGTGAGGGGATAACCACTATAATAATAGCGCACAGGCTATCCACTATTTTGAAATGCGACAGGGTTGTGGTAATGCATGAAGGCAGGATAGTAGAGGTGGGAACGCATGAGGAGCTGATGAGAAAGAAAGGGTATTATTATAACCTGTGGAGAGAGCAACTGATGGGACTTGAACAAAAAGGGCTATGGGATTTGGTTGGGAGTGCAGCTGGAGGATGA
- the xerA gene encoding site-specific tyrosine recombinase/integron integrase, whose translation MNFSDIPSYVADFLNYMITIKNKSPNTIKEYYYDLRTFLRYLKAKDLNMLSQIEKIEDLENIDVSNFEIEKLKTLTLSNLYEYFSFLATRFNNGPYARARKVASIRSFFKYLYSKAKLIPDNPAKDLESPKLGKRNPRYLTLNESKKLLSAIDGENKERDFAIITLFLNCGLRLSELVNINLSDIKDDMLRIVGKGNKERIIYLNKACKDAIENYLKVRPTEGVKDKDALFLSERKKRISRRTVQYIVEKYVKMAGINQKKISAHKLRHTAATLMYRHGKVDIRSLQTILGHQSISTTEIYTHVNDDDIKKAFEKNPLSGENHDVFDS comes from the coding sequence ATGAATTTTTCTGATATTCCATCTTATGTTGCAGATTTTTTGAATTATATGATTACAATCAAAAATAAATCTCCAAATACCATCAAAGAATACTATTATGACTTAAGAACCTTTTTAAGATATCTAAAAGCAAAAGATCTGAATATGCTCAGCCAAATCGAAAAGATTGAAGACCTTGAAAATATTGATGTGAGCAACTTTGAAATTGAAAAGCTCAAGACCTTAACTCTTAGCAATCTATATGAATATTTTTCTTTCCTTGCCACACGTTTTAACAACGGTCCATATGCAAGAGCCCGAAAAGTTGCATCAATCAGAAGTTTTTTTAAATACCTTTACAGCAAAGCAAAACTCATTCCTGACAATCCCGCAAAAGATTTAGAATCGCCAAAACTTGGCAAAAGAAACCCTCGCTATCTCACCCTTAATGAAAGTAAGAAATTGCTTTCTGCAATTGATGGTGAAAATAAAGAAAGGGACTTTGCAATAATTACTCTTTTTCTAAACTGCGGCCTTAGACTTTCAGAGCTTGTAAATATAAACCTTTCGGATATAAAAGATGATATGCTGAGGATTGTTGGCAAAGGCAATAAAGAAAGAATAATATACTTAAACAAAGCTTGTAAAGATGCTATTGAAAACTATTTGAAAGTCCGCCCTACAGAAGGTGTAAAAGACAAAGATGCTCTTTTTTTGAGTGAAAGAAAGAAAAGAATTAGCAGAAGAACTGTTCAATACATTGTTGAAAAGTATGTGAAGATGGCAGGTATAAATCAGAAAAAGATTTCTGCCCACAAGCTTCGTCACACTGCAGCAACACTTATGTACAGGCACGGCAAAGTTGATATAAGGTCTCTTCAGACTATCTTAGGACATCAAAGTATCTCCACAACAGAGATTTATACTCATGTAAATGACGATGACATCAAAAAAGCCTTTGAAAAAAACCCCCTCTCAGGAGAAAACCATGATGTGTTTGACTCCTGA
- a CDS encoding branched-chain amino acid ABC transporter permease produces the protein MSTFMQQLINGITLGSIYALISLGYTMVYGIIKLINFAHGDIFMVGAYIAYLSVTYLKLGLIPSLIVSMIFCSILGMLIEKFAYKPLRNSPRISALITAIGVSLLLENLMQIIMGADSRVFPRLVAEKNYHLFQGRIVVNNKQIYLLIITVLLMIILNFVVKKTKIGKAMRAVSQDMDAARLMGINVDTTISYTFAIGSALAAAAGVLVGLYYNTINPLMGVLPGLKAFIAAVFGGIGIIPGAMLGGFSLGIIETLVSGYSSSMYKDAVAFALLILILIIKPSGLLGKNIKEKV, from the coding sequence TTGTCTACTTTCATGCAACAATTAATAAATGGTATAACTCTTGGAAGTATTTATGCTCTTATAAGTCTTGGTTATACCATGGTATATGGGATAATAAAACTTATAAACTTTGCTCATGGTGACATTTTTATGGTTGGCGCATATATTGCGTATCTGAGTGTTACATATTTGAAACTGGGTTTAATACCTTCTTTGATTGTTTCTATGATATTCTGCAGCATTTTAGGAATGCTTATTGAGAAATTTGCCTACAAGCCTTTGAGAAACTCACCGCGAATCTCAGCACTAATAACAGCAATTGGCGTTTCGCTACTTTTGGAAAATTTGATGCAAATTATAATGGGAGCTGATTCAAGAGTTTTTCCAAGACTTGTTGCTGAAAAAAATTATCATCTGTTCCAAGGTAGAATAGTGGTAAACAACAAACAGATATACCTGCTAATTATTACAGTACTTTTGATGATAATTCTAAACTTCGTTGTTAAAAAGACAAAAATAGGAAAAGCAATGAGAGCAGTATCTCAAGATATGGATGCAGCAAGACTTATGGGCATAAACGTTGACACAACAATTTCATATACATTTGCAATTGGTTCTGCTCTTGCTGCAGCAGCTGGTGTTTTAGTAGGACTTTACTATAACACTATAAACCCTCTTATGGGTGTTTTGCCTGGACTCAAAGCTTTTATAGCCGCTGTGTTTGGTGGAATTGGTATCATTCCTGGTGCAATGCTCGGTGGATTTTCCCTTGGTATTATTGAAACTCTTGTAAGTGGATACAGCAGTTCTATGTACAAAGATGCAGTTGCATTCGCCCTTTTGATATTGATTTTGATTATAAAACCTTCTGGTTTGCTTGGAAAAAATATAAAAGAGAAGGTGTAG